The following proteins are encoded in a genomic region of Xanthomonas citri pv. mangiferaeindicae:
- a CDS encoding adenylosuccinate lyase: MTDSRTADAALLALSPLDGRYAGKVDALRPIFSEYGLIRARVRVEIEWLIALGDEPGIAELPAFDAGARATLHALAEDFSVADAARVKEIERTTNHDVKAVEYFIKERLKDDAALAPALEFVHFACTSEDINNLAYALMLSKARQHVLLPTLDRLIATLRDMAHAHAALPLLSRTHGQTASPTTVGKELANVVARLQRQGEQLAAVPLTGKINGAVGNYNAHVAAYPDIDWPAFSRRFVESLGLEFNPYTTQIEPHDCIAEIADASRRMGTIGIDLCRDVWGYISLGYFKQALKDGEIGSSTMPHKVNPIDFENAEGNFGIANALFEHFAAKLPISRWQRDLTDSTVLRALGTAFGHTQIALDALLRGLGKLSANPERLAQDLDAAWEVLAEAVQTVMRRHGLPNPYEQLKALTRGQGITAASMRAFVDGLDLPEADKARLRALTPGAYTGLAEHLARAI, translated from the coding sequence ATGACCGACTCCCGCACCGCCGACGCCGCCCTGCTCGCCCTGTCCCCGCTCGATGGCCGCTATGCCGGCAAGGTCGATGCGTTGCGGCCGATCTTCTCCGAGTACGGCCTGATCCGGGCGCGCGTGCGGGTCGAGATCGAGTGGCTGATCGCGCTGGGCGACGAGCCGGGCATCGCCGAGCTGCCGGCGTTCGACGCCGGCGCGCGCGCGACGCTGCACGCGCTGGCCGAGGACTTCTCGGTGGCCGATGCCGCACGCGTGAAGGAGATCGAGCGCACCACCAACCACGACGTCAAGGCGGTGGAGTACTTCATCAAGGAGCGGCTCAAGGACGATGCGGCGCTGGCGCCGGCGCTGGAGTTCGTGCATTTCGCCTGCACCAGCGAGGACATCAACAACCTCGCCTACGCGCTGATGCTCAGCAAGGCACGTCAGCACGTGCTGCTGCCCACACTCGACCGGCTGATCGCGACGCTGCGTGACATGGCGCATGCGCACGCGGCGTTGCCGCTGCTCTCGCGCACCCACGGCCAGACCGCCTCGCCGACCACCGTGGGCAAGGAACTGGCGAACGTCGTCGCCCGGCTGCAGCGCCAGGGCGAGCAGCTCGCGGCCGTGCCGCTGACCGGCAAGATCAACGGCGCGGTCGGCAACTACAACGCCCACGTCGCCGCCTATCCGGACATCGACTGGCCCGCGTTCTCGCGCCGCTTCGTCGAGTCCTTGGGTCTGGAGTTCAACCCCTACACCACCCAGATCGAGCCGCACGACTGCATCGCCGAGATCGCCGACGCGAGCCGCCGCATGGGTACGATCGGCATCGACCTGTGCCGCGACGTATGGGGTTACATTTCGCTGGGCTATTTCAAGCAGGCGCTCAAGGACGGTGAGATCGGCAGCTCGACGATGCCGCACAAGGTCAACCCGATCGACTTCGAGAACGCCGAGGGCAATTTCGGCATCGCCAATGCGCTGTTCGAGCATTTCGCCGCGAAGCTGCCGATCAGCCGCTGGCAGCGCGACCTCACCGATTCGACCGTGCTGCGCGCGCTGGGCACCGCATTCGGCCACACCCAGATTGCACTTGACGCACTGCTGCGCGGATTGGGCAAGCTCAGCGCCAACCCCGAGCGCCTGGCGCAGGACCTGGACGCGGCGTGGGAAGTGCTGGCCGAGGCCGTGCAGACGGTCATGCGCCGTCACGGCCTGCCCAACCCCTACGAGCAGCTCAAAGCGCTGACCCGCGGCCAGGGCATCACCGCCGCGTCGATGCGCGCCTTCGTCGATGGCCTCGACCTGCCCGAAGCCGACAAGGCCCGGTTGCGCGCGTTGACGCCCGGCGCCTACACCGGCCTGGCCGAGCACCTCGCCCGCGCGATCTGA
- the aspA gene encoding aspartate ammonia-lyase (catalyzes the formation of fumarate from aspartate) codes for MSTSANAPAFRIEHDSMGDLQVPADALWGAQTQRAVQNFPVSGRPMPRGFIRALGLIKAAAADVNTGLDLLPGRLGKAIRAAALEVADGAHDAHFPIDIYQTGSGTSSNMNANEVIATLASRGGRPVHPNDHVNLGQSSNDVVPTAIRVSAQLAVVEDLQPALKHLRRTIERRAKSLRTVVKTGRTHLMDAMPLTFGQEFGAWASQLASAQARLDDTLKRLRRLPIGGTAIGTGINAHPQFGRKVARALSTLTRTRFESADDKFEGIAAQDDAVELSGQLNALAVALIKIANDLRWMNSGPLGGLGEIELPALQPGSSIMPGKVNPVIPEATVMAAAQVIGHHTAITVAGQTGNFQLNVALPLIAANLLESIQLLANVSRLLADQAIAGLKVRRDNVDAALARNPILVTALNPIIGYEKAAAIAKRAYKEERPVLDVALEDSGLSAADLRALLDPAALTRGGIHEGAGGGG; via the coding sequence ATGAGCACGTCAGCGAACGCCCCGGCGTTCCGGATCGAACACGACAGCATGGGCGACCTGCAGGTCCCCGCCGACGCCTTGTGGGGCGCCCAGACCCAGCGCGCGGTGCAGAACTTCCCGGTCTCGGGCCGGCCGATGCCGCGCGGCTTCATCCGCGCGCTGGGCTTGATCAAAGCCGCCGCCGCCGACGTCAACACCGGCCTGGATCTGTTGCCGGGCCGGCTGGGCAAGGCGATCCGCGCCGCCGCGCTCGAGGTCGCCGACGGGGCGCACGACGCGCACTTCCCGATCGATATCTATCAGACCGGGTCGGGCACCTCGTCGAACATGAACGCCAACGAGGTCATCGCGACGCTGGCCTCGCGGGGCGGCCGCCCGGTGCACCCCAACGACCACGTCAACCTCGGCCAGAGTTCCAACGATGTCGTGCCGACCGCGATCCGCGTCTCCGCGCAGCTGGCCGTGGTCGAGGACCTGCAACCGGCGCTCAAGCACCTGCGACGCACGATCGAGCGCCGTGCCAAGTCGCTGCGGACGGTGGTCAAGACCGGGCGCACGCACCTGATGGACGCGATGCCGCTGACCTTCGGCCAGGAGTTCGGGGCCTGGGCCTCGCAGCTGGCTTCCGCACAGGCGCGGCTGGACGACACCCTCAAGCGGTTGCGCCGGCTGCCGATCGGCGGCACCGCGATCGGCACCGGCATCAATGCCCATCCGCAGTTCGGTCGCAAGGTCGCGCGCGCGCTGTCGACCCTGACCCGGACCCGGTTCGAATCGGCCGACGACAAGTTCGAGGGCATCGCCGCCCAGGACGATGCGGTGGAACTGTCGGGTCAGCTCAATGCGCTGGCCGTTGCCCTGATCAAGATCGCCAACGACCTGCGCTGGATGAATTCCGGCCCGCTCGGCGGCCTGGGCGAGATCGAGCTGCCTGCACTGCAGCCGGGCAGTTCGATCATGCCAGGAAAGGTGAACCCGGTGATTCCCGAGGCGACGGTCATGGCGGCCGCCCAGGTCATCGGCCACCACACCGCGATCACGGTCGCTGGGCAGACCGGCAACTTCCAGCTCAACGTCGCGCTGCCGCTGATCGCGGCCAACCTGCTCGAGTCCATCCAGTTGCTGGCCAACGTGTCGCGGCTGCTGGCCGACCAGGCGATCGCCGGCCTCAAGGTCCGCCGCGACAATGTCGATGCCGCGCTGGCGCGCAATCCGATCCTGGTCACCGCGCTCAATCCGATCATCGGCTACGAGAAGGCGGCGGCGATCGCCAAGCGTGCCTACAAGGAAGAACGGCCGGTGCTCGATGTGGCGTTGGAGGACAGCGGGCTGTCGGCCGCCGACCTGCGCGCCTTGCTCGATCCGGCCGCGCTGACCCGGGGCGGCATCCACGAGGGCGCGGGCGGCGGCGGGTAG
- a CDS encoding multidrug ABC transporter ATP-binding protein: protein MNAVLDAPVISARNLDKTYKGTRALAGATFQIPAGRIVGLIGPNGAGKTTALKALLGLIRCDGDLSVLGRDPRRERDALMNDVCFIADVAVLPRWMRVRDAIDFVEGVHPRFDRARCERFLANTKLRPKQRVREMSKGMIVQLHLALVMAIDARLLVLDEPTLGLDILYRKQFYQRLLEDYFDEQKTIVVTTHQVEEIEHILTDVLFIRDGRIVLDAPMDDVAERFVEVLVEADQLEAARAHRPIDERALPFGKTVMLFDNVPVAALAAYGETRTPGLADLFVATMKGAYA, encoded by the coding sequence ATGAACGCCGTGCTCGACGCCCCGGTCATCTCCGCGCGCAACCTCGACAAGACCTACAAGGGCACACGCGCCCTGGCCGGTGCCACTTTCCAGATTCCCGCCGGCCGCATCGTCGGCCTGATCGGCCCCAACGGTGCCGGCAAGACCACCGCGCTCAAGGCGCTCCTCGGCCTGATCCGCTGTGATGGCGACCTGTCGGTGCTGGGCCGCGACCCGCGCCGCGAGCGCGACGCCCTGATGAACGATGTGTGCTTCATCGCCGACGTCGCGGTGCTGCCGCGCTGGATGCGGGTCCGCGATGCGATCGACTTCGTCGAGGGCGTGCACCCACGTTTTGATCGCGCGCGCTGCGAGCGCTTCCTGGCCAACACGAAACTGCGCCCCAAACAACGCGTGCGCGAAATGTCCAAGGGCATGATCGTGCAGTTGCACTTGGCGCTGGTGATGGCGATCGACGCCCGGCTGCTGGTGCTCGACGAGCCCACACTCGGCCTGGACATCCTCTACCGCAAGCAGTTCTACCAGCGCCTGTTGGAGGACTATTTCGACGAACAGAAGACCATCGTCGTCACCACTCACCAGGTCGAGGAGATCGAACACATCCTCACCGACGTGCTGTTCATCCGCGACGGCCGGATCGTGCTCGACGCGCCGATGGACGATGTCGCCGAACGCTTCGTCGAGGTCCTGGTCGAGGCCGACCAGCTCGAGGCCGCCCGCGCCCATCGCCCGATCGACGAGCGCGCCCTGCCATTCGGCAAGACCGTGATGCTGTTCGACAACGTGCCCGTCGCCGCCCTGGCGGCCTATGGCGAGACCCGCACGCCCGGTCTGGCGGATCTGTTCGTGGCCACGATGAAGGGAGCCTACGCATGA
- a CDS encoding GntR family transcriptional regulator, translated as MANIEWSDGAPIYRQLKERVIAMMLDGVLKPGDALPSVRQVAAEYQLNPITVSRAYQELADEALVEKRRGLGMFVTEEASRKLRTSERERFLHEEWPLVVERIERLGLSARDLLQSIGNGANA; from the coding sequence ATGGCCAATATCGAATGGAGCGACGGCGCCCCGATCTACCGGCAACTCAAGGAGCGGGTGATCGCGATGATGCTCGACGGCGTGCTCAAGCCCGGCGACGCGCTGCCCTCGGTGCGCCAGGTCGCCGCCGAATACCAGCTCAACCCGATCACCGTCTCGCGCGCCTATCAGGAACTGGCCGACGAGGCGCTGGTCGAGAAGCGCCGCGGCCTGGGCATGTTCGTGACCGAGGAAGCCTCCCGCAAGCTGCGCACCAGCGAGCGCGAGCGGTTCCTGCACGAGGAATGGCCGCTGGTCGTGGAACGGATCGAACGCCTGGGGCTGTCGGCCCGGGATCTGCTGCAATCCATCGGCAATGGAGCCAATGCATGA
- a CDS encoding glutathione peroxidase: protein MRKIHLPLILATCAAGLLAVSMAIAQSAPGASDVLGHSFRPLAGREPVDLRRTYGGDVLLIVNTASKCGFTPQFEALEGLHARYRAQGFAVLGFPSGDFKEQEFEDEQAIQEFCTLTYGVKFPMFQKVHVVGPDAVPLYRQLATATGQAPQWNFHKYLVGRDGRVLAQWGSRTKPDDPQIVAAIERALQAPRPSAR, encoded by the coding sequence ATGCGGAAGATCCACCTGCCCCTGATCCTGGCGACCTGTGCGGCGGGCCTGCTGGCCGTCTCGATGGCGATCGCACAATCGGCGCCGGGCGCGTCCGACGTGCTCGGTCACAGCTTCCGTCCGTTGGCCGGACGCGAGCCGGTCGACCTGCGGCGAACCTACGGCGGCGATGTGCTGCTGATCGTCAACACCGCCAGCAAGTGCGGCTTCACACCGCAGTTCGAGGCGCTCGAAGGCCTGCATGCGCGGTATCGCGCGCAGGGGTTTGCGGTGCTGGGCTTTCCGTCGGGCGATTTCAAGGAACAGGAGTTCGAGGACGAGCAGGCGATCCAGGAGTTCTGCACACTGACCTACGGGGTGAAGTTCCCGATGTTCCAGAAGGTGCACGTGGTCGGGCCGGACGCGGTGCCGCTGTACCGGCAGTTGGCGACGGCGACCGGGCAGGCGCCGCAGTGGAACTTCCACAAGTATCTGGTCGGGCGCGATGGCCGGGTGCTGGCGCAATGGGGCAGTCGGACCAAGCCTGACGATCCGCAGATCGTCGCCGCCATCGAGCGCGCGCTGCAGGCGCCGCGCCCATCCGCGCGCTGA